One Drosophila virilis strain 15010-1051.87 chromosome 5, Dvir_AGI_RSII-ME, whole genome shotgun sequence DNA window includes the following coding sequences:
- the LOC26531799 gene encoding uncharacterized protein translates to MPELPKCVSEVSFVSLEENPVREAQSRVQPKSKEVTTFKKKKPKVKVGHTCHREAWLEHRHRVLNVVSELDTKPPGFQAARLTGVMGLRQNAESYNARTKTNIQMLVEISKTMRTHGVINPFRHERLYTTSSLPMTLKIMTRIDQENQDIAKRIMDVVSEIDTGLPAKDKRPKKSNRLLQPFVMPEKSLEKYKGYNINMPKTDLECWHLLRPQIYLDIYLKGSRPLGRIVVQLYTEAAPVVVLQLVRACMCNRHNSLIIRRLFPNLWLDVELWDNGNGDLNQPMEYDAKIIDHGASSYVLSFSKEHLQGFRTYMSFSISFKPLGVVNGSRVGFGKVVKGTKILDCLQSYGTKNGKLSRSIIFTACGVL, encoded by the coding sequence ATGCCAGAGTTGCCGAAATGTGTCTCAGAAGTTTCTTTCGTTTCACTTGAAGAAAATCCGGTTCGAGAGGCTCAATCGCGTGTACAGCCAAAAAGTAAAGAAGTGACGACTTTTAAGAAAAAGAAGCCCAAAGTTAAAGTGGGCCATACGTGCCACAGGGAGGCATGGCTAGAGCATCGTCATCGAGTGCTCAATGTTGTGAGTGAGCTAGATACGAAACCACCCGGCTTCCAAGCGGCCCGTTTGACCGGCGTAATGGGTTTGCGGCAAAATGCAGAGTCCTACAATGCTCGTACCAAGACGAACATTCAGATGCTGGTAGAGATATCAAAAACAATGCGAACCCATGGTGTTATAAACCCATTTCGCCATGAGCGTTTATATACCACGTCCTCGCTGCCAATGACCTTAAAGATAATGACTCGAATTGACCAAGAGAATCAGGACATTGCCAAGCGCATTATGGATGTAGTCAGCGAGATCGATACCGGTCTACCAGCGAAAGACAAACGGCCCAAAAAAAGTAATCGACTCTTGCAGCCGTTTGTTATGCCCGAAAAAAGCCTGGAAAAGTACAAGGGCTACAACATTAACATGCCCAAAACGGACCTGGAATGCTGGCATCTCTTGCGTCCGCAAATTTACCTAGACATCTATTTAAAGGGCTCGCGTCCGCTCGGCCGCATCGTCGTCCAACTGTACACGGAGGCGGCTCCCGTGGTAGTGCTGCAGTTAGTGCGTGCCTGCATGTGCAACAGGCACAACAGTCTGATTATTAGGCGACTGTTTCCAAATCTCTGGCTTGATGTCGAACTGTGGGACAATGGAAATGGGGACCTGAATCAGCCCATGGAGTACGATGCCAAGATAATTGATCACGGTGCCTCCAGTTATGTGCTGTCCTTTAGCAAGGAACATTTACAAGGCTTTCGAACTTATATGTCCTTTTCAATTTCGTTCAAGCCACTCGGCGTGGTGAACGGTTCCCGCGTTGGCTTCGGTAAAGTTGTGAAGGGCACAAAGATTCTGGATTGCCTCCAAAGCTATGGCACCAAGAACGGCAAGCTTAGCCGCAGCATTATCTTCACGGCCTGTGGTGTGCTATAA
- the LOC26530875 gene encoding uncharacterized protein, which yields MYEFPRCVSPEERDNNSSEENPSKSEIKFKLPKVKTPKKNVAKKKRVMTVLEAARYEMWREHRHRLQDVVSDLDREPPSFQAVRLTGVNKLRDQAVNYMQRTKENIHMLLGLSQTMRTHGAIKPFRYESPNVMSAVPAIINNLEQMEQDNHDLGRRILEVVSEVDSGLKPDGNTNKEPTQPFTMPDQALAKYKPFNIKLPSTDKERWQLFRPRIYFDIYLKEARPLGRFVVQLYTEAAPVVVLQLVRACMCNMHNKFLIKRLFPGLWLDVELPTDNNAALHRPLEYDGKIIDHGVSNYVLSFSKTHLQGFRDNLSFSISFKPLQVVNGSRVGFGRVIKGSKIFECLQSYGTKNGTLSRGIICTSCGVL from the coding sequence ATGTATGAGTTTCCGCGATGTGTGTCACCCGAGGAGCGGGACAATAATTCTTCTGAGGAGAATCCGTCTAAATCAGAGATAAAGTTTAAGCTGCCAAAGGTAAAGACCCCCAAGAAAAATGTGGCCAAGAAAAAGAGGGTCATGACTGTGCTGGAGGCGGCACGCTACGAGATGTGGCGCGAGCATCGGCACCGCCTACAAGATGTGGTGAGCGATCTGGACAGGGAGCCGCCCTCGTTCCAAGCGGTGCGACTAACCGGTGTAAATAAACTGCGCGACCAAGCGGTTAACTACATGCAACGCACCAAAGAGAACATACATATGCTGTTGGGTTTGTCGCAGACTATGCGCACCCACGGCGCCATTAAGCCCTTCCGCTACGAGAGTCCCAATGTGATGTCTGCAGTGCCAGCAATAATTAACAATCTGGAGCAAATGGAGCAGGATAACCATGATCTCGGCAGGCGCATCTTGGAAGTGGTCAGCGAGGTTGACTCGGGCTTAAAACCCGATGGCAATACCAACAAAGAACCTACACAGCCGTTCACCATGCCCGATCAGGCGCTGGCCAAGTACAAGCCTTTCAACATCAAGCTGCCCAGCACAGATAAAGAGCGCTGGCAGCTCTTTCGTCCACGCATCTACTTTGATATCTATCTGAAGGAAGCGCGCCCACTGGGTCGCTTTGTCGTCCAACTGTACACGGAGGCGGCCCCAGTGGTGGTGCTGCAACTGGTGCGCGCCTGCATGTGCAACATGCACAATAAGTTTCTCATCAAGCGGCTATTTCCCGGTCTCTGGCTGGACGTGGAGCTCCCCACGGACAACAATGCGGCCCTGCATCGACCCTTGGAGTATGATGGCAAGATTATTGATCATGGTGTCTCCAACTATGTGCTTTCCTTTAGCAAGACACACCTGCAGGGTTTTCGCGACAATCTGTCCTTTTCCATTTCCTTCAAGCCCCTCCAAGTTGTGAATGGCTCGCGCGTCGGTTTCGGTCGCGTCATTAAGGGCAGCAAAATCTTTGAGTGCCTCCAGAGCTATGGCACCAAGAACGGCACCCTCAGCCGCGGCATTATCTGTACCAGCTGTGGCGTACTTTAG